In a genomic window of Babylonia areolata isolate BAREFJ2019XMU chromosome 3, ASM4173473v1, whole genome shotgun sequence:
- the LOC143279650 gene encoding transportin-1-like, translated as MAWAPEESGLHQILQLLKESQSPDTATQRAVQQRLEELNRYPDFNNYLIFVLTKLKTEDDPTRSLSGLILKNNVRAHFEKFPPEVTNFIKQECLNSIGDSSPLIRATIGILVTTIVAKGELRNWPELLPHLCQCLDSEDYNVCEGAFGALQKICEDNAETLDSDAVNRPLNILIPKFLQFFRHQSPKIRSHAIACVNQFIISRTQALMVHIDTFIQNLFFLAKDEDTEVRKNVCRALVMLVEVRMDRLVPHINQIIEYMMERTQDSDDGVALESCEFWLSVAEQPVCREVLAPYIERLLPILVKGMKYSEIDIILLKGDVEEDEMVPDKDSDIKPRFHKSRTHSQKYQEGAEEEGEGSEDGFDDDDSLSDWNLRKCSAAALDVLANVFHEDVLPILLPILKETLFHAEWEIKESGILVLGAIAEGCMNGMVPHLPELVPYLISCLSDRKALVRSITCWTLSRYAHWVVGQPHDLYLKPLMTELLKRVLDGNKRVQEAACSAFATLEEEACTELVPYLGFILETLVFAFSKYQHKNLLILYDAIGTLADSVGHHLNKTEYVNLLMPPLIQKWNQLKDEDKDLFPLLECLSSVATALQSGFLPYCEPVYRRCVHLVEQTLNQNYANLSQPDQYDPPDKDFMIVALDLLSGLAEGLEQHIDSLVSNSTILKLLYQCMQDPMPEVRQSSFALLGDLTKACFQHVRPCIGDFMPILAANLNPEFISVCNNATWAIGEISIKMGADMQSSVSMVLGPLVEIINRQNTPKTLLENTAITIGRLGLVCPQDVAPHLHQFIRQWCTSLRNIRDNEEKDSAFRGVCLMIGVNPGGVVQDFIFFCDAIASWMHPKPDLKEMFYKILHGFKTQVGEENWAKFSDQFPLPLRERLTVNYGV; from the exons cgtctTGAAGAACTCAACAGATACCCAGACTTCAACAACTACCTGATCTTTGTGTTGACCAAGCTGAAAACTGAAG ATGACCCAACCCGTTCACTGAGTGGGCTGATATTGAAGAACAATGTTCGAGCACACTTTGAGAAATTCCCACCAGAGGTAACCAACTTCATCAAACAAGAATGCCTGAACAGCATTGGAGATTCATCGCCCTTAATCCGAGCAACCATAGGAATCCTTGTCACCACAATTGTGGCCAAAGGAGAACTGAGAAATTGGCCAGAGTTGCTGCcacatctgtgtcagtgtttggattCTGAGGACTACAATGTCTGTGAG GGAGCGTTTGGAGCACTGCAGAAGATCTGTGAAGACAATGCAGAGACCTTGGACAGTGATGCTGTCAACAGACCTCTCAACATCTTGATCCCCAAATTCTTACAGTTCTTCAGACATCAGAGCCCGAAAATCAG GTCACATGCTATTGCCTGTGTGAACCAGTTCATCATCAGTCGCACACAGGCCTTGATGGTGCACATCGATACGTTTATCCAG AACTTGTTTTTCCTTGCCAAAGACGAAGACACTGAAGTGCGGAAGAATGTGTGCCGTGCCCTGGTCATGCTGGTGGAAGTGCGCATGGACCGCCTGGTACCTCACATCAACCAGATCATTGAG TACATGATGGAGCGCACAcaggacagtgatgatggtgttgcCCTTGAGTCCTGCgagttctggctgtctgtggCGGAGCAGCCTGTGTGCCGTGAGGTGTTGGCACCGTACATTGAGCGTCTCCTGCCCATCCTGGTCAAGGGCATGAAGTACTCGGAGATAGACATCATTCTGCTCAAG GGTGATGTTGAAGAAGACGAGATGGTACCAGACAAGGATTCTGACATCAAGCCTCGTTTCCACAAGAGCCGCACACACAGTCAGAAGTACCAGGAAGGTGCTGAAGAG GAAGGTGAAGGATCAGAGGATGGgtttgatgatgacgacagcCTTTCAGACTGGAATCTCA GAAAGTGTTCTGCAGCTGCTCTGGATGTTCTGGCGAACGTGTTCCACGAAGATGTTCTTCCCATCTTGCTTCCCATCCTGAAAGAGACCCTGTTCCACGCGGAGTGGGAGATCAAGGAGTCTGGGATTCTGGTGCTGGGGGCTATTGCGGAGGGCTGCATGAACGGCATGGTGCCTCACTTGCCGGAGCTGGTCCCCTACCTGATCAGTTGCCTGTCTGACCGCAAGGCTCTGGTGCGCTCTATCACCTGCTGGACCCTGTCGCGCTACGCCCACTGGGTGGTGGGCCAGCCCCACGACCTCTACCTCAAGCCTCTCATGACTGAG TTACTGAAGCGTGTTTTGGACGGCAACAAACGTGTTCAGGAAGCTGCCTGCTCAGCGTTTGCTACCTTAGAGGAGGAAGCCTGCACAGAGCTGGTTCCTTACCTTGGATTCATCCTTGAGACGCTTGTGTTTGCTTTCTCTAAGTATCAG CACAAGAACTTGTTGATCCTCTATGATGCCATTGGAACACTTGCCGATTCAGTTGGACATCACCTGAACAAGACA GAGTACGTGAACCTGCTGATGCCACCATTGATACAGAAGTGGAATCAGCTGAAAGACGAAGACAAGGATCTCTTCCCTCTTCTTGAG tgtctgTCCAGTGTTGCCACAGCTCTGCAGTCTGGCTTCTTGCCTTACTGTGAACCAGTCTACCGTCGCTGTGTACATCTTGTGGAACAGACTCTCAACCAGAACTAT GCCAACCTTTCACAGCCAGACCAGTACGACCCTCCAGACAAAGACTTCATGATTGTGGCTCTGGACCTGTTGAGTGGGTTGGCTGAAGGGCTGGAGCAGCACATTGACAGCCTGGTCAGCAACTCCACCATCCTCAAGCTCCTGTACCAGTGTATGCAG gaTCCAATGCCAGAGGTGAGACAGAGTTCCTTTGCATTGCTGGGAGACCTTACCAAAGCCTGTTTCCAGCATGTTCGTCCCTGTATTG GTGATTTCATGCCTATCTTGGCAGCCAATCTCAATCCAGAGTTCATCTCTGTGTGCAATAATGCCACCTGGGCCATAGGAGAAATCTCCATCAAAATGG GGGCTGACATGCAGTCCTCAGTGAGTATGGTGTTGGGGCCACTGGTGGAAATCATCAATCGCCAGAACACTCCCAAGACACTCCTGGAGAACACGG CCATTACAATTGGTCGCCTCGGTTTAGTATGTCCACAAGATGTTGCTCCTCATTTACACCAGTTTATCAGGCAGTG GTGCACATCATTGCGCAACATTCGTGACAACGAAGAGAAGGACTCCGCCTTTCGGGGTGTGTGTCTGATGATCGGGGTCAATCCTGGTGGAGTTGTCCaggatttcatcttcttctgtgaTGCAATTGCATCCTGGATGCACCCCAAACCAGACCTGAAGGAGATGTTCTACAAG ATCCTTCATGGTTTCAAGACCCAAGTGGGAGAAGAAAACTGGGCCAAGTTCTCAGATCAGTTTCCACTGCCACTTCGGGAAAGACTGACCGTGAATTACGGCGTGTGA